In the genome of Myxococcus stipitatus, one region contains:
- a CDS encoding DUF3375 domain-containing protein — MDFSTLETLRLKHPAWRLLVAGNASLIASFLHRVFVASNARAIPQRELVLRLEDHLHALREQRGETAFPRAASIYLDEWAADSAGWLRKFYPPDTDEPHFDLTPAAERALRWLSQLTEQPFVGTESRLLTVFHLLQEMTEGTEPDPGARLAELERRKAELEAEMARVRAGHLDLLDESALKDRFQQMSDTARGLLSDFRALEDSFHALDRRVRERIATWEGTRGELLETVLGERDAISGSDQGRSFRAFWDFLMSPERKDVLTKNLERILAHPAIQSLQPDPRLLRIHFDWLEAGEHTQRTVARLSGQLRRFLDDRVWWENRRILQVLRGIEKHALALRASPPEGPFLELDELAPTLDLPLERPLYSPPSRSQMADEEVLEATEDVPSDALFNLAYIDKTRLRSNVRQALQDREQVSLADLVRSHPLEHGLAELVVYLSLASEDRKASVDESRTQELFWTDARGLPRRATLPLVLFLR; from the coding sequence ATGGACTTCTCGACGCTGGAGACCTTGCGTCTGAAACATCCCGCCTGGCGGCTGTTGGTCGCGGGCAATGCCTCGCTCATCGCCAGCTTCCTGCATCGGGTATTCGTGGCATCCAATGCCCGCGCCATCCCGCAGCGGGAGCTGGTGTTGCGGCTGGAGGACCATCTTCACGCCCTCCGCGAGCAGCGAGGGGAGACGGCCTTTCCTCGAGCCGCGAGCATCTATCTCGACGAGTGGGCCGCCGATAGCGCGGGGTGGCTGCGCAAGTTCTATCCCCCCGATACCGACGAGCCACACTTCGACCTGACGCCCGCGGCGGAGCGCGCCCTCCGATGGCTGAGCCAGCTCACCGAGCAACCCTTCGTGGGCACCGAGTCCCGATTGCTCACCGTGTTTCACCTCCTCCAGGAGATGACGGAAGGGACGGAGCCGGACCCAGGCGCGCGGCTCGCGGAGCTGGAGCGGCGCAAGGCGGAGCTGGAGGCGGAGATGGCTCGGGTGCGTGCGGGCCACCTGGACCTCCTCGATGAGTCCGCGCTCAAGGACCGCTTCCAGCAGATGTCCGACACCGCGCGCGGCTTGCTGTCCGACTTCCGCGCCCTGGAAGACAGCTTCCATGCGCTGGACCGCCGTGTGCGTGAGCGCATCGCCACCTGGGAAGGCACGCGGGGCGAGCTGCTGGAGACCGTGCTGGGGGAGCGAGACGCCATCAGCGGCTCGGACCAGGGGCGCAGCTTCCGAGCCTTCTGGGACTTCCTCATGTCCCCCGAGCGCAAGGACGTCCTCACGAAGAACCTGGAGCGCATCCTCGCGCACCCGGCGATTCAGTCGCTGCAACCCGACCCGCGCCTCTTGCGCATCCACTTCGATTGGCTGGAGGCGGGAGAGCACACCCAGCGCACCGTGGCGAGGCTCTCCGGCCAGCTCCGCCGCTTCCTGGATGACCGCGTGTGGTGGGAGAACCGTCGCATCCTCCAGGTCCTGCGAGGCATCGAGAAGCACGCCCTCGCCTTGCGAGCGAGCCCTCCCGAGGGCCCCTTCCTGGAGCTGGACGAGCTCGCTCCCACGCTGGACCTCCCGCTGGAGCGCCCGCTGTACTCTCCGCCGTCGCGCTCGCAGATGGCGGATGAAGAGGTGTTGGAGGCGACGGAGGACGTGCCCTCGGACGCGCTCTTCAACCTCGCGTACATCGACAAGACACGGCTGCGCTCGAACGTCCGGCAGGCGCTCCAGGACCGTGAGCAGGTCTCGCTCGCGGACCTGGTCCGGAGCCATCCCCTGGAGCACGGCCTCGCCGAGCTCGTCGTCTACCTGAGCCTGGCATCGGAAGACCGGAAGGCCTCGGTCGACGAATCGCGGACGCAGGAACTCTTCTGGACCGATGCGCGGGGACTCCCCCGTCGCGCGACCCTTCCCCTGGTGCTCTTTCTCCGATGA
- a CDS encoding ATP-binding protein encodes MSTVRPLLQADLLDVGTPNARAGFRLRRFEVFNWGTFHQRSWHLDLQGESGLLTGDIGSGKSTLVDGLVTLFVPPQKLAYNKAAGAEARERSLRSYVRGQYKSERGETGQGARPVFLRDAPTYSVLLAHFHNEGYGQDVTLAQVMWMREAEGQPARLYIVADGKLSITEHFSRCGSDLNALKKRLKSLAREVHETFPPYQAAFRRRFGLENEQALDLFLQTVSMKSVGNLTDFVRQHMLPPFDVESRLAALMGHFDDLHRAHEAVLKAKRQAGMLEPLVADHERFTTLSTELEDLKGCREALRPWFSEQKAGLYEARLAELEAEREKLRAKAERIQETRERHLADRERLRQSISDNGGDRLETEKAELVRRRHERDERMRKADQYARMAQSVGLPAATELEVFVANTRDLKSERARTANELAEAQNSRTELAMNLRDLKKEHETVSVELEVLRRQRSNIPARFLHLRARLCADLDLPEERLPFAGELLRVREEARDWAGAIERVLYPLGVSLLVPDEDYARVSQWVDRTHLNARFVYFRVREEASPRGVSPRPESLLLKLAFKPGAPLSAWLEGHLARQFDYACCETSEQFMRARQALTRMGQVKTGGDRHLKDDRSRIDDQSNWVLGWTNDTKRKALEDSARSLELGIQAASARWSTLEQQCARLQLRTEQLGQLAVFENFSELDWRLVAGDIHRREETLKVLQAESDVVQGLSRQLDAAEKDVATVEATLKAVEKEQTRNEEREATTRKLLVACQRTASECPDSLRSRFPRVARFSEEVLDGMALEVDTCDERERQVRDRLQSRIDADGRKLERVRDSLLAAMHAYRTAFPLETQELGASLEAAPEYVALLASLRADDLPRFEARFKSLLNENTIREVANFQAQLHRERHGIHERVEIINRSLRAIDYNPDRYIVLELVPTVDLDIRDFQQDLRACVEGSLMGTDDDAYSEQKFLEVKRIIERFRGREGQGELDAKWTQRVTDVRNWFSFSASERWRADDQEHEHYADSGGKSGGQKEKLAYTVLAASLAYQFGLQWGETRSRSFRFVVIDEAFGRGSDESATYGLELFRRLDLQLLIVTPLQKIRVIEPYVASVGYVHNEEGRCSRVRNLTIEEYQTERAARSA; translated from the coding sequence ATGAGCACGGTACGTCCACTCCTGCAAGCGGACCTGTTGGACGTGGGCACGCCCAACGCGCGAGCGGGGTTTCGCCTTCGTCGGTTCGAGGTCTTCAACTGGGGCACGTTCCATCAGCGCTCCTGGCACCTGGACCTTCAGGGGGAGAGCGGGCTGCTCACGGGAGACATCGGCTCGGGCAAGTCGACGCTGGTGGATGGGCTGGTGACGCTGTTCGTCCCGCCGCAGAAGCTGGCCTACAACAAGGCGGCGGGAGCGGAGGCGCGGGAGCGCTCGCTGCGCTCCTACGTCCGAGGCCAGTACAAGTCCGAGCGAGGAGAGACGGGGCAGGGCGCTCGGCCCGTCTTCCTGCGTGATGCGCCGACCTACTCGGTGCTGCTCGCGCACTTCCACAACGAGGGGTATGGGCAGGACGTCACGCTCGCCCAGGTGATGTGGATGCGCGAGGCGGAGGGGCAGCCGGCGAGGCTGTACATCGTCGCGGATGGAAAGCTCTCCATCACCGAGCACTTCTCTCGCTGTGGCTCGGACCTGAATGCCCTGAAGAAGCGGCTCAAGTCGCTCGCCCGCGAGGTGCACGAGACGTTTCCGCCGTATCAAGCCGCGTTCCGCCGGCGCTTCGGGCTGGAGAACGAGCAGGCGTTGGACCTGTTCCTCCAGACGGTGTCGATGAAGTCCGTGGGCAACCTGACGGACTTCGTGCGCCAGCACATGCTGCCGCCCTTCGACGTCGAGTCCCGGCTGGCGGCGCTCATGGGGCACTTCGATGACCTGCACCGTGCCCACGAAGCCGTGCTCAAGGCGAAGCGGCAGGCGGGGATGCTCGAGCCGCTGGTGGCGGACCACGAGCGCTTCACCACGCTGTCCACGGAGCTGGAGGACCTCAAGGGATGCCGTGAGGCCCTGCGGCCGTGGTTCTCCGAGCAGAAGGCGGGGCTGTACGAGGCCCGACTGGCGGAGCTGGAGGCGGAGCGAGAGAAGCTGCGCGCGAAGGCGGAGCGAATCCAGGAGACACGCGAGCGGCACCTCGCGGACAGGGAGCGGCTGCGCCAGTCCATCTCGGACAACGGAGGGGATCGGCTGGAGACCGAGAAGGCGGAGCTGGTCCGGCGCAGGCATGAGCGGGACGAGCGCATGCGCAAGGCGGACCAGTACGCGCGAATGGCCCAGTCCGTGGGGCTCCCCGCTGCGACGGAGCTGGAGGTCTTCGTGGCCAACACCCGCGACCTCAAGAGCGAACGAGCCCGCACCGCGAACGAGCTGGCCGAGGCGCAGAACTCACGGACCGAGCTCGCGATGAACCTGCGCGACCTCAAGAAGGAGCACGAGACGGTCTCGGTCGAGCTGGAGGTGTTGCGCCGCCAGCGTTCCAACATTCCCGCGCGCTTCCTCCACCTGCGCGCGAGGTTGTGCGCGGACCTGGACCTTCCCGAGGAGCGATTGCCTTTCGCGGGGGAGTTGCTGCGCGTCCGCGAAGAGGCGCGGGACTGGGCGGGGGCCATCGAGCGTGTGCTGTATCCGCTGGGGGTCTCCCTGCTGGTCCCCGACGAGGACTATGCGCGGGTGAGCCAGTGGGTGGACCGCACGCACCTCAATGCGCGTTTCGTCTACTTCCGCGTCCGGGAGGAAGCCTCGCCTCGTGGGGTGTCGCCGCGGCCCGAGTCGTTGTTGCTCAAGCTCGCGTTCAAGCCGGGAGCTCCTCTGTCGGCCTGGCTGGAGGGGCATCTGGCCCGCCAGTTCGACTACGCCTGCTGTGAGACCTCCGAGCAGTTCATGCGGGCTCGTCAGGCCCTCACCCGGATGGGACAGGTGAAGACGGGTGGGGACCGGCACTTGAAGGATGACCGGAGCCGCATCGACGACCAGTCGAACTGGGTGCTGGGCTGGACGAACGACACCAAGCGGAAGGCCTTGGAGGACTCGGCTCGTTCCTTGGAGCTGGGAATCCAGGCCGCCTCTGCTCGCTGGTCGACACTCGAGCAACAGTGCGCGCGGCTGCAGCTGAGGACGGAGCAGCTGGGGCAGCTCGCGGTCTTCGAGAACTTCAGTGAGCTCGACTGGCGCCTGGTGGCGGGTGACATCCATCGGCGCGAGGAGACGCTCAAGGTGCTCCAGGCCGAGTCCGATGTCGTTCAGGGCCTCTCCCGGCAACTCGACGCGGCCGAGAAGGACGTGGCCACGGTCGAGGCGACCTTGAAGGCCGTGGAGAAGGAGCAGACGCGAAACGAGGAGCGAGAAGCGACGACGCGAAAGCTCCTCGTGGCGTGCCAGCGGACGGCGAGCGAGTGCCCTGATTCACTCCGGTCCCGCTTCCCGCGAGTCGCCCGGTTCAGCGAAGAGGTGCTCGACGGGATGGCGCTCGAAGTGGACACGTGTGACGAGCGCGAGCGGCAGGTGCGGGACCGGCTCCAGTCGCGCATCGACGCGGATGGGCGCAAGCTGGAGCGGGTGCGGGATTCCCTGCTCGCCGCGATGCATGCCTATCGCACCGCGTTCCCCCTGGAGACCCAGGAGCTGGGCGCGAGCCTGGAGGCCGCACCGGAGTACGTGGCGCTCCTGGCCTCGCTGCGCGCGGACGACCTGCCGCGCTTCGAGGCGCGCTTCAAGAGCCTGTTGAACGAGAACACCATCCGCGAGGTGGCGAACTTCCAGGCGCAGCTCCACCGCGAGCGTCATGGCATCCATGAGCGTGTGGAGATCATCAACCGCTCCCTGCGGGCCATCGACTACAACCCGGACCGGTACATCGTCCTGGAGCTGGTGCCCACGGTGGACCTGGACATCCGCGACTTCCAGCAGGACCTGCGCGCCTGCGTCGAAGGCTCGCTCATGGGCACGGATGACGACGCGTACTCCGAGCAGAAGTTCCTGGAGGTGAAGCGCATCATCGAGCGCTTCCGAGGTCGTGAAGGGCAGGGGGAGCTGGACGCGAAGTGGACGCAGCGGGTGACGGACGTGCGCAACTGGTTCAGCTTCTCCGCGTCGGAGCGCTGGCGCGCGGACGACCAGGAGCACGAGCACTACGCGGACTCGGGCGGCAAGTCGGGAGGCCAGAAGGAGAAGCTCGCGTACACGGTGCTGGCGGCGAGCCTCGCATACCAGTTCGGCCTGCAGTGGGGCGAGACGCGCTCGCGCTCGTTCCGCTTCGTCGTCATCGACGAGGCCTTTGGCCGAGGCTCCGACGAGTCGGCGACCTACGGCCTGGAGCTCTTCCGTCGCCTGGACCTGCAGCTGCTCATCGTGACGCCGCTGCAGAAGATTCGGGTCATCGAGCCGTACGTGGCGAGCGTGGGCTACGTCCACAACGAGGAGGGCCGCTGCTCGCGGGTGCGCAACCTCACCATCGAGGAGTACCAGACGGAGCGCGCGGCTCGGAGCGCCTGA
- a CDS encoding helicase HerA domain-containing protein yields the protein MSENGNGNGNGRPPKYPETQATWEASSQRTASTTSRPNGSTGAPQGYSPTRGRTATIEEPPRQPVRPPPASPRANEVLQRAPSTPVARPAGTPPPVNGRAPDSNRRESPLLDPPPARPTSPRANEPTQDPRSQPARARIIEALQRDSSATPSGESRPPPTSPPPPQRAPQPPAPRQESRPLPLSARSNEVARQEPPSAEDPGPTAESRDNPVVRPTPPEALEELESLQLGVKPSTPEDEELMKAVAFTHFDTSSSEDNLITLLITREDLPQLASQTLVRIKSREDQRSYLGVVVKGPFAEPNAVPAGSTMAIGVVSQGKRMTYTFDYHGRAEVELLGEETGGGVLEPPRFRPRPQSPVFKLDDEESARVLGVGGELSMGMVVGYNKMEARIHPRDKAVLPRHTGIIGTTGGGKSTTVATLIHRAQTQGIATIIFDVEGEYTHVDRPTEHPAMLEALRRRGQRAEGVKDLHIHHLTGRSSLNPRHRNLRPFSLAFSSLSPYALAEILEMSDAQQERFLKAYDVTKMLLEDFNIFPTTPEEHRAALDVDELSTGYPRMTIQHVLDVVSAYLYSLSDEGRTETRSRSRSSRRDAEEAAPSEEPVSRGPTLYSEFRANPGRVMARVMAQTSRNEISWRALASKLHRLRRLNIFDVGNTPKVDYEAMLTPGRVSVIDLSDTDSPQLNNLVIADILRGLQETQEARYTRASAKGQDVTPVLIVIEEAHEFLSASRISQMPVLFEQVARIAKRGRKRWLGLVFVTQLPQHLPQEVLGLLNNFIVHKITDSSVIARMQRAVGGIDESLWNRVSRLAPGQALVSFTQFTRPLMVAVDPAPVKRMLVE from the coding sequence ATGTCAGAAAACGGCAATGGCAATGGCAACGGTAGACCGCCCAAGTACCCGGAAACCCAAGCCACGTGGGAGGCGTCTTCCCAACGCACGGCATCGACAACGTCGCGTCCGAACGGCAGCACAGGCGCTCCGCAGGGATACAGCCCCACGCGAGGCCGGACCGCGACCATCGAGGAGCCTCCGCGCCAGCCCGTCCGACCTCCCCCCGCCAGTCCGCGCGCCAATGAGGTGCTCCAGCGAGCTCCTTCCACTCCCGTTGCTCGACCCGCGGGCACGCCGCCTCCCGTCAACGGACGAGCCCCGGACTCGAACCGACGAGAGTCTCCGCTCCTCGACCCGCCCCCCGCTCGGCCTACGAGCCCACGCGCCAACGAGCCGACGCAAGACCCGCGGTCTCAGCCCGCCCGCGCCCGCATCATCGAGGCCCTCCAGCGCGACTCCTCGGCCACGCCTTCGGGGGAAAGCCGGCCCCCTCCCACGAGCCCGCCTCCGCCCCAGCGAGCGCCGCAGCCTCCCGCCCCTCGCCAGGAGTCCCGGCCCCTCCCTCTCAGCGCCCGCTCCAACGAGGTGGCCCGACAAGAGCCGCCCTCCGCCGAGGACCCCGGCCCGACCGCCGAGTCCCGCGACAACCCGGTCGTGCGGCCCACGCCGCCGGAGGCCCTGGAGGAGCTGGAGTCCCTGCAGCTCGGCGTGAAGCCCTCCACGCCCGAGGACGAGGAGCTGATGAAGGCCGTGGCCTTCACGCACTTCGATACCTCCTCCAGCGAGGACAACCTCATCACCCTCCTCATCACCCGCGAGGACCTGCCCCAGCTGGCCTCGCAGACGCTCGTGCGCATCAAGTCGCGCGAGGACCAGCGCAGCTACCTGGGCGTCGTCGTCAAGGGCCCCTTCGCCGAGCCCAACGCCGTCCCCGCAGGCTCCACCATGGCCATCGGCGTGGTGTCGCAGGGGAAGCGAATGACCTACACCTTCGACTACCACGGACGCGCCGAGGTGGAGCTGCTCGGCGAGGAGACGGGGGGCGGCGTGCTGGAGCCCCCTCGCTTCCGCCCCCGCCCCCAGAGTCCCGTGTTCAAACTCGATGACGAGGAGAGTGCCCGAGTCCTCGGCGTCGGCGGCGAGCTGAGCATGGGCATGGTCGTCGGCTACAACAAGATGGAGGCCCGCATCCATCCGCGCGACAAGGCCGTGCTGCCTCGCCACACCGGCATCATCGGCACCACGGGTGGCGGCAAGTCGACCACCGTCGCGACGCTCATCCACCGCGCGCAGACGCAGGGCATCGCCACCATCATCTTCGACGTGGAAGGTGAATACACCCACGTGGACCGCCCCACGGAGCACCCCGCCATGCTGGAGGCCCTCCGTCGCCGCGGCCAGCGGGCCGAGGGCGTCAAGGACCTCCACATCCACCACCTCACGGGCCGCTCCAGCCTCAACCCCCGCCACCGCAACCTGCGCCCCTTCTCCCTCGCCTTCTCCAGCCTGTCCCCCTACGCGCTCGCCGAGATTCTCGAGATGTCGGACGCGCAGCAGGAGCGCTTCCTCAAGGCCTACGACGTCACGAAGATGCTGCTCGAGGACTTCAACATCTTCCCGACCACGCCCGAGGAGCACCGCGCGGCGCTCGACGTCGACGAGCTCTCCACCGGCTACCCTCGAATGACCATCCAGCACGTGCTGGACGTCGTGAGCGCCTACCTCTACAGCCTCAGCGATGAGGGCCGCACGGAGACGCGGAGCCGCTCACGCAGCTCCCGCAGGGACGCCGAAGAAGCCGCGCCCAGCGAGGAGCCGGTGTCCCGAGGACCCACCCTCTACAGCGAGTTCCGCGCCAACCCGGGGCGCGTCATGGCGCGCGTGATGGCACAGACGAGCCGGAATGAAATCAGCTGGAGGGCCCTGGCCAGCAAGCTCCACCGCCTGCGCCGCCTCAACATCTTCGACGTCGGCAACACCCCGAAGGTCGACTACGAGGCGATGCTCACACCCGGCCGCGTCTCCGTCATCGACCTCTCCGACACCGACTCGCCGCAGCTCAACAACCTGGTCATCGCGGACATCCTCCGGGGCCTCCAGGAGACCCAGGAGGCCCGCTACACCCGCGCCAGCGCCAAGGGACAGGACGTCACCCCGGTCCTCATCGTCATCGAGGAGGCCCACGAGTTCCTCTCCGCCAGCCGCATCTCCCAGATGCCCGTGCTGTTCGAGCAGGTGGCGCGCATCGCCAAGCGGGGCCGCAAGCGGTGGTTAGGGCTCGTGTTCGTCACGCAGCTCCCACAGCATCTGCCTCAAGAGGTCCTGGGGCTGCTCAACAACTTCATCGTGCACAAAATCACCGACAGCTCCGTCATCGCCCGCATGCAGCGCGCGGTGGGTGGCATCGATGAGAGCCTCTGGAATCGCGTGTCGAGGCTCGCGCCCGGTCAGGCGCTGGTCTCCTTCACCCAGTTCACCCGCCCGCTCATGGTGGCCGTGGACCCCGCTCCCGTGAAGCGCATGCTCGTGGAGTGA
- a CDS encoding sigma-70 family RNA polymerase sigma factor, whose product MRYPNKAEEEALHARVLKGPADPTARLDVHRAFNDTLIYVLRQEVKCLLDEAIDSAVDAVLAYLAAPQRFDASLSRLSTYLTRIAKRKALDRLRSRKSQDRRNQEYAGVVELVARAPNEDLEATVEARLLAERMEALGFSPREQAFLRLVLQGEGSTERLAEALGLGPMPEEERRREVKRHRDRLMKRLERLGREDLDVAP is encoded by the coding sequence ATGCGCTATCCAAACAAGGCGGAGGAAGAGGCACTTCACGCGAGGGTCCTCAAAGGCCCCGCCGACCCGACGGCTCGCCTCGATGTCCATCGCGCCTTCAACGACACGCTCATCTATGTCTTGCGCCAGGAGGTCAAATGCCTCCTGGACGAAGCCATCGACTCCGCCGTCGACGCGGTCCTCGCCTACCTGGCCGCGCCCCAACGCTTCGACGCCAGCCTCTCCCGGCTGTCCACCTACTTGACGCGCATCGCCAAGAGAAAGGCCTTGGACCGGCTGCGCTCCCGGAAGAGCCAGGACCGGCGAAATCAGGAATACGCGGGCGTTGTCGAACTCGTGGCCCGGGCTCCGAATGAGGACCTGGAAGCCACGGTGGAAGCACGGCTGCTCGCAGAACGGATGGAGGCTCTCGGGTTCTCTCCGAGGGAACAGGCCTTCCTCCGTCTCGTACTTCAGGGCGAGGGCTCTACGGAGCGACTCGCCGAGGCACTCGGCCTGGGGCCCATGCCCGAGGAGGAGCGCCGACGAGAAGTGAAGCGCCACCGGGACCGGCTGATGAAGCGCCTGGAGCGCCTCGGAAGGGAGGATCTCGATGTCGCCCCCTGA
- a CDS encoding iron-containing redox enzyme family protein yields the protein MRPQTKDVSRTDWVVALEREVAVLEEALDSSPLARNLFEGRIDSEGYARFLAQTYHYVRWTTPLLEIAGTRMRQSGLHPALAELLVSKSAEERGHERWLLADLRNLGWPAERVETTPPCGAVKAYVAWNQYTTQEGVPTAFLGTAYVLESLAVRRAGSTVDRLVSAARIPNIQKAVTFLRGHSDVDGDHVGALTEVLRTLDDPEEQEVLIHSARTTRLLYPGLFLEK from the coding sequence GTGAGGCCTCAGACGAAGGACGTTTCGCGGACCGACTGGGTGGTGGCGCTGGAGCGCGAGGTCGCCGTGCTCGAAGAGGCGCTGGACTCGAGCCCCTTGGCTCGAAACCTCTTCGAGGGACGAATCGACTCGGAGGGATATGCCCGTTTCCTCGCGCAGACGTATCACTACGTGCGCTGGACCACGCCGCTGCTGGAGATCGCTGGGACGCGGATGCGGCAATCCGGCTTGCACCCGGCGCTGGCGGAGCTGCTCGTGAGCAAGTCCGCGGAGGAGCGGGGGCACGAGCGGTGGTTGCTCGCGGACCTGCGCAACCTGGGGTGGCCGGCTGAGCGTGTCGAGACCACGCCGCCCTGCGGCGCGGTGAAGGCTTATGTCGCGTGGAACCAGTACACGACGCAGGAGGGAGTGCCGACGGCATTCCTCGGCACGGCCTATGTGTTGGAGTCGCTGGCCGTGCGGCGAGCAGGGAGCACGGTGGATCGGCTCGTCTCCGCGGCGCGGATTCCCAACATCCAGAAGGCGGTGACCTTCTTGCGAGGCCACTCTGACGTGGATGGAGACCACGTCGGTGCGCTCACGGAAGTGTTGCGCACGCTGGACGACCCAGAGGAGCAGGAGGTGCTCATCCACTCCGCGCGGACCACTCGCCTGCTGTATCCCGGACTCTTCCTCGAGAAGTAA
- a CDS encoding ImmA/IrrE family metallo-endopeptidase: MKARLARHHIKHRVAETPRRLFGCMVARQGRAILFLDSMDTLEEQRFTLAHEIAHYVLDHLLPRRWALSVFGESILSVLDNTRRPTPSERLSSHFSQIPIGVQVKLMERSPSGAIRSTKVLHAERRADRLAYELLAPSGLAQETLSDLPEDEGAEALATRFGLTRAAAREYAQMLLLHRRPPPFSFARMLGGDRR, translated from the coding sequence GTGAAGGCTCGTCTGGCGCGCCATCACATCAAGCATCGCGTGGCGGAGACTCCGCGCCGGTTGTTTGGCTGCATGGTGGCGCGACAGGGGCGCGCCATCCTCTTTCTAGACAGCATGGACACCCTCGAAGAACAACGCTTCACCCTGGCGCATGAGATTGCCCACTACGTCCTGGACCATCTGCTGCCACGAAGGTGGGCCTTGAGTGTGTTCGGAGAGTCGATCCTGTCTGTGCTGGACAACACGCGCCGACCAACGCCCAGTGAGAGGCTGTCCTCCCACTTCAGCCAGATTCCCATCGGTGTCCAGGTGAAGCTCATGGAGCGAAGCCCCTCCGGGGCCATCCGCTCCACCAAGGTTCTCCACGCGGAGCGCCGAGCGGACCGACTGGCTTATGAGCTGCTCGCGCCCTCCGGACTCGCCCAGGAGACCTTGAGCGACCTGCCCGAGGACGAGGGGGCCGAGGCGCTCGCCACTCGCTTCGGCCTCACGCGTGCCGCGGCTCGAGAGTACGCCCAGATGCTGCTCCTGCACCGACGTCCGCCGCCTTTCTCTTTCGCGCGGATGCTGGGCGGGGACCGGAGATGA
- a CDS encoding DUF4194 domain-containing protein, producing MSHVAEAPDALSLVVVSLLKGVVYREESPSLWQSLLKLHARVSDQVSVLGLGLALDEPEGYAFLRQRAEGEGTSELPRLIARRQLGYGLSLLLALLRKRLADADAAAGGTRLVMRRHELQELVRLFLPEGTNEVRWVERVNQDIERAVGMGFLKPLGEEDTFEVRRILKAFVTAHCLEGLEQRLAAYHAQLIEEQGGRE from the coding sequence ATGTCTCATGTCGCCGAAGCCCCGGATGCCCTGTCGCTCGTGGTCGTCTCGCTCTTGAAGGGCGTGGTCTACCGGGAGGAGAGCCCCTCGCTCTGGCAATCCTTGCTCAAGTTGCATGCACGGGTCAGTGACCAGGTGTCCGTGCTGGGGTTGGGATTGGCCCTGGATGAGCCGGAGGGTTACGCCTTTCTCCGCCAGCGCGCGGAAGGAGAGGGGACGAGCGAGCTGCCTCGGCTCATCGCTCGGAGGCAGTTGGGCTACGGCTTGAGCCTGCTGCTCGCGCTCCTGCGCAAGCGCCTGGCGGACGCGGATGCGGCGGCGGGGGGAACGCGTCTGGTGATGCGTCGTCATGAGCTTCAGGAGCTCGTGCGGCTGTTCCTCCCGGAGGGCACGAACGAGGTGCGCTGGGTGGAGCGCGTGAATCAAGACATCGAGCGGGCGGTGGGCATGGGATTCCTCAAGCCCCTGGGCGAGGAGGACACCTTCGAGGTCCGTCGCATCCTCAAGGCCTTTGTCACCGCCCACTGCCTGGAAGGGCTGGAGCAGCGGCTCGCGGCCTACCACGCGCAACTCATCGAGGAGCAAGGAGGTCGGGAATGA
- a CDS encoding DUF3892 domain-containing protein produces MLRYITAVHLEGGLGLEHIAEYKWDEPKTRRKGNSAPSEMVEWVRSAGNNAYVRAKTGDVRVAVVNADPPYLRTEPNALKQDNLLALPRF; encoded by the coding sequence ATGTTGCGCTACATCACGGCGGTTCACCTGGAGGGTGGTCTCGGGCTGGAGCACATCGCGGAGTACAAGTGGGACGAGCCGAAGACCCGGCGGAAGGGCAACAGTGCTCCTTCCGAGATGGTGGAGTGGGTCCGGTCCGCGGGTAACAACGCCTACGTCCGCGCGAAGACGGGGGACGTCCGGGTCGCCGTCGTGAATGCGGATCCGCCCTACCTCCGGACAGAGCCCAATGCGCTGAAGCAGGACAACCTGCTCGCGCTTCCTCGCTTCTGA